In Cryptomeria japonica chromosome 10, Sugi_1.0, whole genome shotgun sequence, a genomic segment contains:
- the LOC131031525 gene encoding phospholipase A1-Igamma1, chloroplastic, which translates to MMNMRSNLGIVSHSTTIVPEMPCLSMRSKPNNQRQTQRQRASASSATQVLTTVEKEYKEKSRSPNDYPAHLEHKEMITKRKSARKLSGVWREVQGSNNWEGMLEPMDHLLRSELIKYGELAQACYDAFDFDHYSKYCGSCKYNRRTMLQDLGLSHTGYEITKHLYATSNINLPNFFKKSRAGEKLWSNHANWMGFVAVAEDEQEIKRLGRRDIVIAWRGTVTRLEWLADLMDFLKPAGFHSDHPDPRVKVESGFLNLYTACEKNCRFAKSSAQEQIHAEVRRLIEMYKGEKLSITITGHSLGSALAMLSAYDIAEMGINQDKDNENEKIPITVFSYAGPRVGNSAFKERLEQLGVKILRVVNPHDGVPKVPGILFNEHFQLLRDWIDKLPWSYSHVGVELQLDHTKSPFLRPTSDPSCFHNLEAHLHLLDGYHGRQERFYLASGRDPALVNKAADFLQDHLHIPPFWRQDHNKGMVRNSEGRWVQPPRTQSHLV; encoded by the coding sequence ATGATGaatatgaggagtaacctcggaaTTGTGAGCCACAGCACCACCATCGTGCCGGAGATGCCTTGCTTGAGTATGAGAAGCAAACCCAACAACCAGAGACAGACACAGAGACAGAGAGCATCAGCTTCGAGTGCAACACAAGTGTTGACCACAGTGGAAAAAGAATACAAGGAAAAGAGCAGGAGCCCTAACGATTATCCGGCCCACCTCGAGCACAAGGAAATGATCACAAAGAGAAAGAGTGCAAGGAAGCTGAGCGGTGTGTGGAGGGAGGTACAGGGTTCGAATAACTGGGAGGGCATGCTGGAGCCAATGGACCATCTCCTCCGCAGCGAGCTCATAAAATACGGAGAGCTTGCCCAGGCCTGCTACGACGCCTTTGATTTCGACCACTACTCCAAATACTGTGGCAGCTGCAAGTACAACCGCAGAACCATGCTCCAAGATCTCGGCCTTTCTCACACCGGCTACGAAATCACAAAGCATCTCTACGCAACCTCCAACATCAATCTCCCcaatttcttcaaaaaatctcgGGCGGGGGAGAAATTGTGGAGCAACCATGCCAACTGGATGGGGTTCGTGGCCGTGGCTGAGGATGAGCAGGAAATAAAGAGACTCGGGCGGCGCGATATCGTCATCGCTTGGAGAGGCACCGTCACTCGTCTGGAATGGCTGGCAGATCTCATGGATTTCCTCAAACCCGCGGGTTTCCATTCTGACCATCCCGATCCCCGTGTCAAAGTTGAGTCAGGGTTTCTGAACCTGTACACCGCCTGCGAGAAAAACTGCCGTTTCGCCAAATCCAGCGCACAGGAGCAAATACACGCGGAGGTCAGAAGACTGATCGAAATGTACAAGGGAGAAAAGCTAAGCATAACAATAACGGGCCACAGCCTTGGGAGCGCCCTCGCAATGCTGAGCGCGTACGACATTGCAGAGATGGGAATCAACCAGGACAAGGACAATGAGAATGAGAAAATTCCCATCACGGTCTTCTCCTACGCAGGTCCACGGGTGGGAAACTCCGCCTTCAAAGAGCGCCTGGAGCAGCTGGGGGTCAAAATCCTGCGAGTGGTTAACCCCCACGACGGGGTTCCAAAAGTTCCCGGAATTCTGTTTAACGAGCATTTTCAATTACTGAGAGACTGGATCGACAAGCTTCCCTGGAGCTACTCCCATGTGGGAGTGGAGCTGCAGCTGGATCACACCAAATCCCCCTTCCTCCGACCCACAAGCGATCCGTCCTGCTTCCACAACTTGGAGGCGCATCTCCATCTCTTGGACGGTTACCACGGCCGCCAAGAGCGGTTTTACCTGGCGAGTGGACGAGATCCTGCTCTTGTGAACAAGGCAGCTGATTTCTTGCAAGACCATTTACATATCCCGCCGTTCTGGAGACAAGACCACAACAAGGGTATGGTCAGAAACTCCGAGGGCAGATGGGTTCAACCCCCAAGAACCCAATCCCACCTTGTCTAA